The Mesorhizobium sp. AR10 genome includes the window ACGAGGACAAAAAAAGCGTCAGGTTCCTGTTCGAAACGCTGCGCGGCTCCAACGGGTGAGCCATAGTGCCTCCGCAAAGGCGACGCGATCACAGCAAGCTAAGGCCAAGGTGGCAGCTGTTACCCTGACGCCGGGCCGCTTTCTCAGAATAGATCATAACGTTTCGCCGAGGATCACGCCCCCATAGATCGCAGTTCGCGTCGTCATCCGACACCTCCTGTGGTCACGGAGTGGATCGCCTCCATGATCCTGGTACTAGCCGTTTCGTAGCGTCTGTCGTTGACGAATTCGTCGATTAGCCCGAACTCATGCATAACCAGGATGCGATCGGCCATCGCCACCATTTCGGGCATATCGCTTGAGATGAGCAGGATTGCCATCCCTCGGTCTGCAAGCTCGTTGATGAGTTCGTGAATGTAGGACTTGGCCTTGATGTCGATACCGACGGTAGGCTCGTCGATGATGAGAATGTCGACGTCGGCCGCCAGCCACTTCGCCAGCGATACCTTTTGTTGGTTGCCGCCCGACAGATTCCCAACGCGCTGTTCGAGGTTCGGGGTACGTATCTCGAGTCGCGCGGCCAATGGCGCGGCAAGAGCGACCTCATCGTCGCGAGTAAGCAGGCCGAGCGTGCGGGCGATCGAGTCCCAAACGGTGATCGCGATGTTGCTGCGAATGGGGTGATCAACGATTACACCCTCGTACTTTCGATCCTCACTCACATAGCCGATACGAAGTCGCTTGATGGCATCGCGCACCGAGCGCACGCGTACCGCCGCGCCATCGACCAGGACCTGGCCGGAACGAATCTTGCCTTGCCCGAGAAGCGCACGGGCAAGTTCAGTCCGGCCCGCTCCCACCAAGCCATACAGGCCAAGGATCTCTCCCCTGTGAAGAGTAAAGTCGATGGCCTCGTGCCCAAACGAAGTGGCGAGCGCCTGAGCCTGCAACCGCGGCTGATCCAGCTGCGGCCCCCGCTTTCGCGGCAGGACAGGACGTTCTGATCTACCGATCATCGCCTCGATCAAATTCCCTCGCGTCATACCCACCACCGGTGCGGCCATCAACGTCGTCTCGCCGTCTCGCAGAACGGTGACTCGGTCGCAGAGTGACAGTACTTCCTCGATCTTGTGACTGACGAAGAGGATCGCCGTCCCCGCCTCCCGCAGCTGGCGGACGAGCCGAAAGAGCGTCTCCGCCTCTGCCTCGGTGAGTGACGCGGTAGGCTCGTCGAGCAACAGCACATTTGCCTTGTGGCTGAGAGCCTTTGCGATCTCGACCATCTGCATTTGGGCAACGCTTAGTCGACGGACCTCCGTAGCCGGATCGATATCGAGCCCCACTTTAGCCAGGTGCTGCCGCGTCTCCGAATGCGCCCGCGCGAAGTCTACCAGTCCATTGCGCGTCGGGAGCCGCTCCAGGAGAATGTTCTCGGCCACCGAAAAGTGCGGGATGAGGTTGCGCTCCTGGTGGACGACGGCGATGCCCGCAGCGATTGCATCCCTGGGCGAGTTGAAAACGAGGTCTCGATCTTCGAGTTTGAGCGTCCCGGAGTCAGCTCGGTAGACCCCCGTGATGATCTTGATCAGGGTCGACTTGCCTGCGCCATTCTCTCCCATCAACGCATGAATCTCGCCACCCACCAGCGTGAGGGAGGCGTCATTGAGAGCGCGAACGCCCGGAAACGACTTGGTGATGCTCTGGAGGGCGAGACTCATCGTGCTCTCTCCATGCGTACCGTGCGGATACGGTTGATCCAGACTGCGGCAAGGATCAATGCGCCGAGCAGGAACGTTACCCAATAGGGATCGACTGCGAGAAGGACCATCGCGTTCTGGATCAGGCCGATGAGAACCACGGCGATCACGGTCCCGGTTATCGACACAGATCCGCCCGAAAGACTGGCACCTCCGATGATCGGCGCGGCAAAGGAGATGATCAGCCAGTCCGATCCGATCGTGGGCTGAGCCGATCCGAGTTGCGCCACCGCAAGCACGCCCGCAATGGCGGCGATGAGACCAGAGAGACCATGGGCCAGCATGATTGTCCGCGACACCGAGATGCCGGAAAGCTCGGCCGCGTTGCTGTTGCCGCCGACTGCGAGCAGGTGACGACCCTTGACGGTGCGATTGAGGAAGATCGCGAGCAAGGCGGTGACGATGATCGGAACGATCATCAGGAGTGGAAACGCTCCGATGCGACCATTGCCGAATGCGACAAAGTCAGCCGGCAGGTCATAGAACGGCACGGCCTTGGTGAGGCCGAGATTGATGCCAGTGAATGCCGAAGCAGTGGCCAGGGTAACCACGAAGCCGTTGATACCGGTCCGGACCGTCAGCCAGCCGTTCAGCAAGCCGGCCGCGCCACCGACTAGGACCGCAATGCACGCAGCCGGGATGGCGGGGACCCCCCACGCATCCATCAGGCCCCCGACGAGGATAGCAACCAACCCTCCCAAGGCGCCGACCGAGAGGTTCATCTGACCCACGGCGAGCATGATCATCTGACTGAAAGCCGCCAACGCGACCACGCAGATGCTGCGCAGCAGCACGAACCAGTTGAATTCCGTGTTGAAGGTAGGGTTTGCAATGCTCAGCGCCACGATGCCCAGCACCACTGCGAGGAGGATCCCCGACCATTGCTGGCGAAGCAGGAAGGTGACCGGCTTCATGCCTGCCTCGTCTGTTCGCGGGCAGACAGCACCGATCGATATCGTTCGACCAGGATGGCGGCGAGGAGGAATACTCCAAGGAAGAACTGCAGCCAGAAGCTCGCGAATTGCAGGATCAAAAGCCCGCTTCGAATAGTGGAAACCAGCAGCGCACCCAGGATCGTGCCGATCACCGATACAGCACCGCCGGCGAGTGACGTGCCACCGATTACAGGCGCCAGAAAAGACGGTAGAAGCCAATCGTCGCCGGCCACTGCCGGCATTGCCGCTCCGAGCCGTGCCATCAACATCAGGGCCGCAGCGGCCGCCAGGACTCCCGACAGCACATGCACGAAGACGATCACGCGGGACACCGGTATGCCCGACATCTCGGCGGCTCTGGAATTGGCACCAACCGCAAGAATCTGACGTCCCAGAACGCTCTGCGCGAACAGGAGGTAAAGCAGCCCGCCGATCGCCAGGGCCACGATAGCAAGTGCTGGAACAGGACCGACCGCTGCCTTGCCGAAGACACCAATTTCGGGCGGCAGGCCGTTGAGCGGTACACCATGGCTGAGGATCAGCATGCCGCCCGAAAACAGGCTGGCCGTGGCCAGCGTCACCACAAAGCTGTTCACGCCGGTCTTGGTGATGGCGATCCCGTTAAGCCACCCGAGCACGCCACCGAAGGCCAGCGTAGCGGCGATCGCGAGGGGTATGGGCAGCCCCAGCACCTGAAGAAAGTAGCCGGCGAGCATGACCGAACAGACGCCGATGGCGCCGACCGAGAGGTTCATGCCACCCGTCGCGAGGACTACCATCTGGGCGAAACCCACCACGACGTCCACGGCCACCGAGCGGCCTATTGAATTGAGATTGAAGGTCGACAGGAAGCCCGGCGACAGGCTCGCGAATACCGCCCAGACGACAGACAGGATGATCAAAAGGCCGAATTGGGTGGAGCCCCGCGTCAGCAGTCCTGTGATCGAAGTGGATGCACCCGAGCTTGACGGGATTTGCGTTGTCATTGGCTTCTCGCGACTGACGTGATCTGTCCCGGCGTAGTGGTCGGCGCCAGGTGGACGGGCGGCACCGTGGATCGGAGCCGCCCGCACGACTATTTGCAGGTGAGGTAGGTGTCCTTGAAGGTCGCCTGCATCTTCTTGGTCACGGCCTTCAGGTCTTCGGCATAGGTGCCGACGTTAGCTTCCGAGATCACGACCGTGCCTGAATCGACGAAATGGGCGGTCTGCGGAGTGGTGATCCACGGCGCATCCGCCTTTATGGTGCAACCACCCGCCAGCAGATCGAGCGCATAGGCGCCGATATAGGCCTGCCCATAGGGGTTCTGGGCGATCGTACCTGCGACAAAGCCGTCACGAATGCCGTTGAGCACGATCTTGTCGTCGTCGATGCCGACCATCTTGATCCGCTTGTCGCCCAAATTGCGGAGCGCGGTGGCGGTGACGACAGAGGAGATATACGCGGTAGCGATGATGCCGCCGATCTTGTCCTTCTGAGCGGCCAGCAGGGCATTGATCTTCTGGTCTCCCTGTTCCTGGTTGTCGGTGTCACCGACAGTCTGCAGAAGCGTGACCGCACCATTGGTCTCGTCGACCGCCTTCTGCACCGCCTGCTCGCGCAGCGTGGTGTTCGGGTCGACCAGAAGCCCCGCCACATGGACGATGGCGCCCTTGCCGCCCATGGCTTCGATCAGCGCCTTGGTGCCGACATAGGCGGCCTGAAACACGTCCGTGGAGAAGCAGAATGCCGCGTCGGTCGGGTCCTTGGCGCAGCCGGCGACTGCGATCGAAGGAATTCCGCCTGCCTTCAGTTCTCCCAGGGTAGAGTTGATGCCAACCGCATCGCCCGGGAAGATACCAAACGCGTTCGTGCCCTGCGCAGCGAGGCTTTCGAGCAACTGCGTCTGAGCCTCCAGCTTCCACTCGGCGGGCACCTGATACTCGACCTTCGCAATGCCGAAATCCTTTGCGGCGTCAGCCAGCCCGGGCTCCCAGCCAGCAAAATACGGGTGGGGACCACCCGGCACGAGCGCAATCCGGTGATCGGAAGCGACCGCGGGGGCCAGCGCGAGCGGGCCCGCGAGGCACGCAGCGAGTACGCCCCGACCGACGCGTTTCACACCGGCGGTCACGAATCTCGTCTCCATTTGTCCAATCCTCAATTTATCCTCCTAAGTTGTTCACTGGTCATCTTGGCGCCCAGCTTTGCGCCCATGCCCCGACCATTGTTGGACTGGTTCCCCAGTGGCCCAATCAGAGGATCGGTAAACTGCTAGGCCACCTCGCGATCGGACCGCGAAGTCGCTCAATTCGGCCTATAGGCCGTAGAACCTTTCGGCGTTCGAGGCCCAAACCTTCTGCTGGTCGGCGCGTGTCATGTGCTTGAGAGCGGCATCGACGACATCGACCCACCTGCCGTAGTCAGCGACCAGGTTGACCACGGGCCAGTCGCTTCCGAAGACGAGGCGGTCCGGCCCGAAGATATCGATGACCGTTTCCAGATAGGGCAGCACCCGCTTGGACGTCCATTCCGGGCCGTCTTCGGTCAGGATACCGGAGAGCTTGCAATGGACGTGATCGAGTTGACGGAACTCTTCCATGTCACGGGCCCAGGACGCGAGTTCTCCCTGGTTGATCAT containing:
- a CDS encoding sugar ABC transporter ATP-binding protein, producing the protein MSLALQSITKSFPGVRALNDASLTLVGGEIHALMGENGAGKSTLIKIITGVYRADSGTLKLEDRDLVFNSPRDAIAAGIAVVHQERNLIPHFSVAENILLERLPTRNGLVDFARAHSETRQHLAKVGLDIDPATEVRRLSVAQMQMVEIAKALSHKANVLLLDEPTASLTEAEAETLFRLVRQLREAGTAILFVSHKIEEVLSLCDRVTVLRDGETTLMAAPVVGMTRGNLIEAMIGRSERPVLPRKRGPQLDQPRLQAQALATSFGHEAIDFTLHRGEILGLYGLVGAGRTELARALLGQGKIRSGQVLVDGAAVRVRSVRDAIKRLRIGYVSEDRKYEGVIVDHPIRSNIAITVWDSIARTLGLLTRDDEVALAAPLAARLEIRTPNLEQRVGNLSGGNQQKVSLAKWLAADVDILIIDEPTVGIDIKAKSYIHELINELADRGMAILLISSDMPEMVAMADRILVMHEFGLIDEFVNDRRYETASTRIMEAIHSVTTGGVG
- a CDS encoding ABC transporter permease; this translates as MKPVTFLLRQQWSGILLAVVLGIVALSIANPTFNTEFNWFVLLRSICVVALAAFSQMIMLAVGQMNLSVGALGGLVAILVGGLMDAWGVPAIPAACIAVLVGGAAGLLNGWLTVRTGINGFVVTLATASAFTGINLGLTKAVPFYDLPADFVAFGNGRIGAFPLLMIVPIIVTALLAIFLNRTVKGRHLLAVGGNSNAAELSGISVSRTIMLAHGLSGLIAAIAGVLAVAQLGSAQPTIGSDWLIISFAAPIIGGASLSGGSVSITGTVIAVVLIGLIQNAMVLLAVDPYWVTFLLGALILAAVWINRIRTVRMERAR
- a CDS encoding sugar ABC transporter substrate-binding protein, whose product is METRFVTAGVKRVGRGVLAACLAGPLALAPAVASDHRIALVPGGPHPYFAGWEPGLADAAKDFGIAKVEYQVPAEWKLEAQTQLLESLAAQGTNAFGIFPGDAVGINSTLGELKAGGIPSIAVAGCAKDPTDAAFCFSTDVFQAAYVGTKALIEAMGGKGAIVHVAGLLVDPNTTLREQAVQKAVDETNGAVTLLQTVGDTDNQEQGDQKINALLAAQKDKIGGIIATAYISSVVTATALRNLGDKRIKMVGIDDDKIVLNGIRDGFVAGTIAQNPYGQAYIGAYALDLLAGGCTIKADAPWITTPQTAHFVDSGTVVISEANVGTYAEDLKAVTKKMQATFKDTYLTCK
- a CDS encoding ABC transporter permease, with product MTTQIPSSSGASTSITGLLTRGSTQFGLLIILSVVWAVFASLSPGFLSTFNLNSIGRSVAVDVVVGFAQMVVLATGGMNLSVGAIGVCSVMLAGYFLQVLGLPIPLAIAATLAFGGVLGWLNGIAITKTGVNSFVVTLATASLFSGGMLILSHGVPLNGLPPEIGVFGKAAVGPVPALAIVALAIGGLLYLLFAQSVLGRQILAVGANSRAAEMSGIPVSRVIVFVHVLSGVLAAAAALMLMARLGAAMPAVAGDDWLLPSFLAPVIGGTSLAGGAVSVIGTILGALLVSTIRSGLLILQFASFWLQFFLGVFLLAAILVERYRSVLSAREQTRQA